A window of Rhipicephalus microplus isolate Deutch F79 chromosome X, USDA_Rmic, whole genome shotgun sequence genomic DNA:
gcagcgttgcagtAGAGAAGCCTGCGAAAGGCGCTGGTAGACTGGCAGCAGCGCTTCTGCAACGTAGCCCGGAAGATTGTATTTGTGCTTTGGAGGTGGCACGCCATTCCCCTTGCAGGCATTATGACGGCACCACGAGTCTGCATCTTCCGGGCACAAGTCATGGTGAGGATCCTCGTCAGTTGAGGTGACATGATAATATGacgccatcactgcacgctgcattgCAGCCACATTGTTTGAATTGTTCCGCAGTGCCCAGCCATAATAGTCTGTGAGTTTATCAATAAGGGCTTTTGTCAATCTGCCTTTCCCTCCCAGAGCCTGTTCGCTTTTCTGCACAAGATTACGTAGGGCTGTGCCCATCCTCTTCCGGACATGGTTCAAGCATTCTTCTTTCACAATAGGGACTAGCCCATAAACATTGTCTTGTTGAAGGGCAGAGAATGTGGCGCTGTCCCCATCAGATACAATGGTTGTATACAGGAGGTTATGCTTGGACAGTGAACGTGAGAACAGAGTTACAGCTGCTTCAACCTCCACCCTCCCAGACTTGgcatcagtgtttttttggcacacATGGTGCTTCAACCAGCTTGCATAGTCCTCGTCTTCAGGCTTCGGTCCTACCTGGCAGCCGAGACACTGATTCGATaaaactacagcatccaagatgaggcCTGTGTGATACTCAATGATTGCACCAACTCCAATGTGAGATGTATGTCCGCGCTTATGCCACGTGCCATCATAGTTCACTGTAATGTCCTTGCAGAAAGATGGGTCCATCTCCTTGTACACCTTTTTCACAGCAGAAGCCGATTCTTCATAGAATTTATCCAGGGTCTGTTGCTGTGGTTCTCTGAATTGCTTCAGGTGCCTCTGGAAAGTTctgtggtgcaggccacggtgggaaACATTCATAGTTGCCCAAAAGTCGTTGAGGGCTGTCTGTCCCTTCCCTATTTGTTTCATGGCCGTAATGGCTCTTATATTCACGTCGAAGGCCCTTGACTCGTTCTGACGAGCAGAGCTCCACGAACTTGAAACTATTCCACAATGTGGACATACCAGCTCAAGCTTCGTGGCAAGTCCAAGCTGGGTGCCTCCTTGaactttcgccccgccgcggtggtctagtggctaaggtactcggctgctgacccgcaggtcgtgggttcaaatcccggctgcggcggctgcatttccgatggaggcggaaatgtcgaggcccgtgtgctcagatttgggtgcacgttaaagaaccccaggtggtcgaaatttccggagccctccactacggcgtctctcataatcatatggtggttttgggacgttaaaccccacaaatcaatcaatcaatcaaccttgaaCTTTCATCCCGGTCGCGAGGCAGCGCGGGCACGGGGTCTTGGACAGCATGTCGCTAAGGGCATCCCCTTGCACGAGGAAATATCTCTCACCTTCGGttgtagcggtggcagcttcGGGTTCAGGCATCATCGCTTGAAACTTCCTCTCggtcgctggcatagcgccaagcTTTCGTTGCACAGCAGCACGTTCTCTCTCCGCCGTCGCCAACTCCTCGCACGTCCGAAAACGTGTTTGGAAGTGCACAGTCGACGACACGGTCTCACTGTTCGGGGCCGGAATCAATGCGGTTGGCGAGCGCGACACACCAGGCGCACTTGAGCACGAAACACCAGCCTCACTCGTCACGACGGATCCTTGTGTCGATGGTGTAGAAGTCTCGTCGCTAGAAGCGTCGACGCAATCGTCTTAAAAAGATGAAGCGGAAGCATCGGTGCAACTGTCGCCGCGCGTGGGCGTGCAGGTGAGCTTCGCCATGCGTACGAGCTTCAGCTGACGCTTTCTTGAACCGAACGCGTGCCGAGTCTTGAACTTCGCAATGCCCATCGTGACCGTCAGCGCAACAATCCGCGTCCCGTGAACACGGCAGAAGTTCGTCTCGTGAGGACGGTAGTgatcgtctcgtaaagacggtagaagatcgtctcgtgaagacggtagaagatcgtctcgtgaagacggtagaagatcgtctcgtgaagacggtagaagatcgtctcgtgaagacggtagaagatcgtctcgtgaagacggtGAAAGATAGAGGAGCACGTGTGACGACCGATCGGAATGATGGCAAACGGGGTACACAAAGAACGCCGGCATTGCAAGCGCCCGCCGGTGCAGACGACGAGCCGGCGCATGCCGGAGAAGCAGCTAcatcatcgcgcgcagcagccaataggagCCGCGCGTTCCCCCATTCTCGAGAGGCGCGCGCTTTGTCCAATCGCGGCTTCGCATCCAGGCAGCGGTACATTCGAAAGCTTCCGCGAGCCCCCCAATCGTGAGCGACTCCCGCCTCGGagcgccaccgccactgccgcgggtggcgaaaaaaaaacagcggaagAATACACGAGCAAAACAACATCAAGATGGCGGCGATCGGCCGAGCGGTTGGGAAATGGCGAGCGCGCGAAGTTGGGGTATTTTTGGCGCTCGCTCACCGCTTGCCGGCTGCCGCGGCATGTTATAAAATTTATTTGACGTACTTTCGCGATGAATTAGACATTGATATTTACAGTAGAGGCAGGTTATGAGTCGTACTGCCCGAGTATGTGGTTTttaaaaaatcgactttttcgcgatttttcggttttcaaagggcGCGTCGCCCCTTAAGCGTGCTACCAAGACTCCCCCAGAAGACGCCGTAAGCGACATGGTAGACACCAAGCTACTGCACATGTGGGAGGCTTTCGCTGGTCTGCACAAGCGCTATAACTTCAACAAATTGAACCGCTCGTTACGCAAACACATTGCTATATTAACGCATCAAATTGAAGATTACGCTCTTAAACTCTCCTGCCAGAACTGGTATCAGCTTTGTAACGTCGTGGAACGCTTACCTAATGTGCCCAAAACATGGAATATTCTTCGTCgtatgatagaaccaacatcgacaaAAACTGCTCTGTGCCACTCCTTAATCACTACTCTGCACAATTATCCAGGTACCAATGAAGACCTTATCCAGGACCTATCTAGTCGGTACATTGTCAATGCTACTTCGGTTGATCTCCCATGCTACACTAAAGTGGATAATCCAGCCCTCGATTCCTAGATTACAAAAGCGAAAGTAAGATCCGCAGTTTCACAACTGAGAGCCTAATCAATGCCTGGCCCGGATAAAATTACAAATAAAATCTTACGAAACCTTGACGAAGAATCACTTGAAACGCTCACATCTTATCTGCAAATGGTTTGGGAGTCGGGAGAAATACCAACAACATGGAAAACCGCCACAGTCATTCTGATACCTAAACCAGGAAAACCACTCGCTATCGAGAATCTTCGGCCAATATCTCTCACATCTTGTGTCGGCAAGGTACTCGAGCACGTTTTTCACACTCGACTACAAAGGTACATGGAAGAGTATGCCCTCTACCCGCATACAATGTTTGGATTCCACCCTAAACTTTCGACACAAGACGTAATGCTGCACCTGAAGAGTCACATTATCGACGGTGAAGACGGCTCTCGGTATGGGACACGTGCCATTCTAACACGTGTCCTCTGGCTAGACCTGACCAAGGCATTTCCTGACCAAGGATTCTGGCTAGACCTCACCAAGGCATTTGACAATGTGCTACattcatccatccttgacgcCCTCGTCACGCTCAACGTAGGCGCCCGTACCTACCGCTACATCTGCAACTTTTTAACGGACAGGACAGCCACACTCTCGGTCAACGATTTGCCTGCACCTTCCATCACACTCGGTGGGAAAGGTACACCACAGGGGTCGGTCCTCTCTCCATTTCTTTTCATCCTGGCCGTGCTTCACCTTCCACCACTTCTAGAAGATATCCCCGACCTCCACCATAACatatacgcggacgatatcaccttgTGAATTGCCAGAGGTAGCGACAGAGAGATACAGGATGTACTTCCATTGGCTGGTGATAGAATCACAGCTTACGCTGAACAACGAGGATTGTCCTGCTCGCCCCAAAAGTCAGAGTTGCTCTTCTATCGACCTAGACCTCCCTACAACAGAGGCCTTCCCACGATAAATCTGCGTGTGCAACATCACCCTATACGAACAGTCCTTACCATTTGTGTATCGGGCTTCCGCATTCAGCAGAACGGCAGCAATTCGGAAACAATGCAACTACTACACCATCATGTCTATCAGACTACTAGGCTCACCTCCCGCATCGCCAATAAACAGcacggcatgaaagaggccaatcTCATACGACTGGTGGCCGCCTTCTCCATAAGCAGAATCCTTTACGTTGCTCCATTTATGAAACTTACGCTCACCGACAAGAAAAACTAAACATAATGATCAGGCGCTGCTACAAGTGCGCGCTGCATCTCCCCATGTCTACGCCAAATGCGAAACTCAATGACCTAGGACTTCACAATACTATAGACGAATTCATTGAAGCCCAACGTATATCGCACTACGAACGATTAGGCCAAACTCCTACAGGACGTCATCTCATGTGCGCACTCGGCATACCTTACCTCTCCTAGTTTGGCCAAAAACTCCCAATTTCTTCGGACATTCACGACACCTTCATGATTCCCCCCATaccacgcaatatgcaccctgaataTAACCGGAAAGACGAGTAGACCGTACCAAGCAACTAGGTAAGCGCTACGCGAAAGACACGCACGTGGCGTATGTAGACGCAGCGCAATATCCTACGCATCGGGTCGTGGCCCTCGTTGTCGCCACCGGGCCGCAGTACATAATTACCGCAACTGGCACCATTCGCGCAAACAAACCCGAAGAAGGCGAAGAAGCAGCCATTGCTCTCGCCTACGCTTCAATCCAAGCATCCTGCATCAGCGACTCCAAGACTGCCATCTGCAACTTTACCAAAAGTTTGATCTCCCAACCGGCGCTCCGAATTCTCACAAGTACACCTCTGTTACGTCGCCGCCGCATTGAGAACATCTGGACTCCGGGCCACTCGGGGCTCGCGGGGAACGAACACGCCTATGACGCCGCCCGAGCTCTTGTCCACTGGGCGCGTCATCCAACAGAGCACCACCCCTCACGACCTGACGCGGCTGAACGAGAGATGATGGTCTCCTCCTTTCGAGACAATTCGAGGGACAGAATGGTTACATTTGGAGAAATTCTAATGTATTACCGCTAGGCCAGAGTAaaatacccaccaccagacaAGTGCCTTAGTAAGCAGCAGTCTACTACCTGGCGTCTATTACAGACACGCACTTTCCCCTGTCTGGCACTGTACAGCCGTATTTACCTCGCTGTTCACACGCCACATTGCAAAGTGTGCGGTGCACCTAACGCCGAGCTAGACCATACTATATGGGCCTGCCCCGC
This region includes:
- the LOC142776999 gene encoding uncharacterized protein LOC142776999, with protein sequence MGIAKFKTRHAFGSRKRQLKLVRMAKLTCTPTRGDSCTDASASSFTSTPSTQGSVVTSEAGVSCSSAPGVSRSPTALIPAPNSETVSSTVHFQTRFRTCEELATAERERAAVQRKLGAMPATERKFQAMMPEPEAATATTEGERYFLVQGDALSDMLSKTPCPRCLATGMKVQGGTQLGLATKLELVCPHCGIVSSSWSSARQNESRAFDVNIRAITAMKQIGKGQTALNDFWATMNVSHRGLHHRTFQRHLKQFREPQQQTLDKFYEESASAVKKVYKEMDPSFCKDITVNYDGTWHKRGHTSHIGVGAIIEYHTGLILDAVVLSNQCLGCQVGPKPEDEDYASWLKHHVCQKNTDAKSGRVEVEAAVTLFSRSLSKHNLLYTTIVSDGDSATFSALQQDNVYGLVPIVKEECLNHVRKRMGTALRNLVQKSEQALGGKGRLTKALIDKLTDYYGWALRNNSNNVAAMQRAVMASYYHVTSTDEDPHHDLCPEDADSWCRHNACKGNGVPPPKHKYNLPGYVAEALLPVYQRLSQASLLQRCLGAKTQNASESFHSVLWSLMPKEQHAPLIAVETALHDAVLRYNAGCYRATQELSSSVGLTPGHLTIQRAAEKDSLRLRKAQKRMNEKQEKRQRKREPKDTSSYSAGSF